In the Pseudomonas sp. TH06 genome, one interval contains:
- a CDS encoding YcgN family cysteine cluster protein, with product MAAEVEPFWIHKTLDQLDREEWESLCDGCGLCCLQKLEDEEDNSVYYTRIACKLLDLKTCQCSDYPNRIKFVPDCIQLTPGQAEEFKWLPPTCGYRLVSEGKDLPLWHHLVCGDRDAVHHERISQSGRMLAEGSVSEDDWEDHLIFRAG from the coding sequence ATGGCCGCCGAAGTCGAACCGTTCTGGATACACAAAACCCTCGATCAACTGGATCGCGAGGAATGGGAATCGCTGTGCGACGGCTGTGGTCTGTGCTGCCTGCAAAAACTTGAGGATGAAGAAGACAACAGCGTCTACTACACGCGCATTGCCTGCAAACTGCTCGACCTGAAAACCTGCCAGTGCAGCGATTACCCGAACCGCATCAAGTTTGTCCCGGATTGCATCCAGCTCACCCCGGGCCAGGCCGAAGAATTCAAATGGCTGCCGCCGACCTGCGGCTATCGTCTGGTCAGCGAAGGCAAGGACCTGCCGCTCTGGCACCACCTGGTCTGCGGCGACCGCGACGCGGTACACCACGAGCGGATTTCCCAATCCGGGCGCATGCTCGCCGAAGGCAGCGTGTCGGAAGATGACTGGGAAGATCACCTGATTTTCCGGGCGGGTTAA
- a CDS encoding nitroreductase family protein has product MSANPRVAEYAIHPQFTDRWSPRAFTGETIPEETLLSFFEAARWAPSAYNSQPWRFLYARRGTPNWERFLGLLNEFNRGWAQHASALVIVISKTTFAAPGATEETPALWSTFDTGSAWGHLALQASISGWHTHGMAGFDQELTRKELNIPEGYAVHAAVAVGKLGDKSTLADYLQAREEPSPRRPLSELAAEGDFTL; this is encoded by the coding sequence ATGAGTGCCAACCCTCGCGTTGCCGAATACGCCATTCACCCGCAGTTCACCGACCGCTGGTCGCCTCGCGCCTTCACCGGCGAAACGATCCCGGAAGAAACCCTGCTGAGCTTTTTCGAAGCGGCGCGCTGGGCGCCATCGGCCTACAACTCGCAGCCGTGGCGCTTTCTGTACGCGCGTCGCGGTACGCCGAACTGGGAGCGTTTTCTCGGTCTGCTGAACGAGTTCAACCGTGGCTGGGCGCAGCACGCTTCGGCGCTGGTGATCGTGATCTCGAAAACCACCTTCGCCGCGCCAGGCGCCACTGAAGAAACGCCGGCGCTGTGGAGCACCTTCGACACGGGTTCGGCGTGGGGTCATCTGGCGCTGCAAGCAAGCATCAGCGGCTGGCACACCCATGGCATGGCCGGCTTCGATCAGGAGTTGACGCGCAAGGAGCTGAATATTCCTGAAGGTTATGCGGTGCACGCGGCAGTGGCCGTCGGCAAACTGGGCGACAAATCGACGCTGGCGGACTACCTGCAAGCGCGCGAAGAGCCAAGCCCGCGTCGCCCGCTGAGCGAACTGGCGGCTGAAGGCGACTTCACCCTCTAA